A single genomic interval of Quadrisphaera sp. RL12-1S harbors:
- the aroC gene encoding chorismate synthase — translation MLRWLTAGESHGPALVGVLEGLPSGVSVTTDVLVAALARRRLGYGRGARMSFEQDEVTVLGGLRHGVTQGGPFAVTIGNTEWPKWSTVMSADPVDPSLLKTTGRNAALTRPRPGHADLVGMQKHGFDEARPVLERASARETATRVALGAVAAAFLEQAAGIRLVSHTVSLGPVAVPEDAWLEVGLPHPDDVAALDADPLRCHHPATSARMVEEVDACHKEGDTLGGVVEVLAYGLPPGLGSHTHWDRRIDGRLAQALMGIQAIKGVEVGDGFETARRRGSAAHDEIEKGPDGVIRRRTGRAGGTEGGMTTGEVLRVRAAMKPIATVPRALATVDVATGEATQAHHQRSDVCAVPASGVVAEAMVALVLADALLEKFGGDSVPETARNVRAYLDAIPELLRTRVDGADGADGADSAPDA, via the coding sequence GTGCTGCGCTGGCTGACCGCGGGGGAGTCCCACGGCCCCGCCCTGGTCGGGGTGCTCGAGGGCCTGCCCTCGGGCGTCTCCGTCACCACCGACGTCCTCGTCGCCGCCCTCGCGCGGCGCCGCCTCGGCTACGGCCGCGGCGCGCGGATGAGCTTCGAGCAGGACGAGGTCACCGTGCTCGGCGGCCTGCGCCACGGGGTGACCCAGGGCGGCCCGTTCGCCGTGACCATCGGCAACACCGAGTGGCCCAAGTGGTCCACGGTCATGTCCGCGGACCCCGTGGACCCGTCGCTGCTCAAGACCACGGGCCGCAACGCCGCGCTGACCCGGCCGCGGCCGGGCCACGCGGACCTCGTGGGCATGCAGAAGCACGGCTTCGACGAGGCCCGCCCGGTGCTCGAGCGGGCCAGCGCCCGCGAGACCGCCACCCGCGTGGCCCTCGGCGCCGTCGCCGCCGCCTTCCTCGAGCAGGCCGCCGGCATCCGGCTGGTCTCCCACACCGTCTCCCTGGGCCCGGTCGCCGTGCCCGAGGACGCGTGGCTCGAGGTGGGGCTGCCCCACCCCGACGACGTCGCCGCCCTCGACGCCGACCCGCTGCGCTGCCACCACCCGGCCACGAGCGCCCGCATGGTCGAGGAGGTCGACGCCTGCCACAAGGAGGGCGACACCCTCGGCGGCGTGGTGGAGGTGCTCGCCTACGGGCTGCCGCCGGGGCTGGGCAGCCACACCCACTGGGACCGTCGCATCGACGGCCGCCTCGCGCAGGCCCTCATGGGCATCCAGGCCATCAAGGGCGTGGAGGTGGGCGACGGCTTCGAGACCGCCCGCCGCCGCGGCTCGGCCGCCCACGACGAGATCGAGAAGGGCCCCGACGGCGTGATCCGCCGCCGCACCGGGCGCGCTGGCGGCACCGAGGGCGGCATGACCACGGGCGAGGTGCTGCGCGTGCGCGCCGCCATGAAGCCCATCGCCACCGTCCCGCGGGCCCTGGCCACCGTGGACGTCGCCACCGGCGAGGCCACCCAGGCCCACCACCAGCGCTCCGACGTCTGCGCCGTCCCCGCCTCGGGCGTGGTGGCGGAGGCGATGGTGGCGCTGGTCCTGGCCGACGCGCTGCTGGAGAAGTTCGGCGGTGACTCGGTGCCCGAGACCGCCCGCAACGTGCGCGCCTACCTCGACGCCATCCCCGAGCTGCTGCGCACCCGCGTCGACGGCGCTGACGGCGCCGACGGGGCGGACAGCGCGCCGGACGCCTGA
- a CDS encoding shikimate kinase — MSVAPRVVLVGPMGSGKSAVGALLAADLGVLLRDTDADVEAVAGRPVAAVFAEDGEPAFRALERAAVVDALREHTGVVSLGGGSVLDDDTRADLVALRSPVVLLTATWEHVRDRLGDTSTRPVLAGGAETRWREVMAARERHYAEVADHVVPTDGRSARAVADVVLRLLAST, encoded by the coding sequence CTGAGCGTGGCCCCCCGGGTCGTGCTCGTCGGCCCCATGGGGTCCGGCAAGTCCGCGGTCGGAGCGCTGCTCGCGGCCGACCTCGGCGTGCTCCTGCGCGACACGGACGCGGATGTCGAGGCCGTCGCGGGGCGGCCCGTGGCGGCGGTGTTCGCCGAGGACGGCGAGCCGGCGTTCCGCGCCCTGGAGCGCGCGGCCGTGGTGGACGCCCTGCGCGAGCACACCGGCGTCGTGTCGCTGGGCGGTGGGTCCGTCCTGGACGACGACACCCGCGCCGACCTCGTGGCGCTGCGCTCGCCGGTGGTGCTGCTCACGGCCACCTGGGAGCACGTGCGCGACCGGCTCGGCGACACCAGCACCCGCCCGGTGCTCGCCGGCGGTGCCGAGACCCGCTGGCGCGAGGTGATGGCCGCCCGGGAGAGGCACTACGCCGAGGTGGCCGACCACGTGGTCCCCACCGACGGACGCTCGGCGCGCGCGGTGGCCGACGTCGTCCTGCGCCTGCTCGCCAGCACCTGA
- the aroB gene encoding 3-dehydroquinate synthase: MTVAGEAPYDVLVGTGLLGELPGLLGERVQRVLVVHPRALAATGEAVRDDLAAAGFEAYLAEVPDGEDAKRAEVAAFCWGVLGQAGFTRTDAVVGVGGGAVTDLAGFVAATWLRGVKVVQVPTTLLAMVDAAVGGKTGINTKEGKNLVGSFHPPAGVLCDLAALRTLPVNDLVAGMAEVVKCGFIADPRILELVEADPAAVRDAGAPVIRELVERAVQVKADVVGQDLKESGLREILNYGHTLGHAIELVERYEWRHGAAVSIGMVYVAELARLAGRLDDAVVDRHRSVLGAVGLPLTYRGDRWPQLLEGMRRDKKTRGDLLRFVVLDDVAKPSRLEGPDPSLLAAAYSAISA, translated from the coding sequence ATCACCGTGGCCGGTGAGGCGCCCTACGACGTGCTCGTCGGCACCGGCCTGCTGGGGGAGCTGCCCGGCCTGCTCGGCGAGCGCGTGCAGCGCGTGCTCGTCGTCCACCCGCGAGCGCTCGCGGCCACCGGAGAGGCCGTCCGGGACGACCTCGCCGCCGCCGGCTTCGAGGCCTACCTCGCCGAGGTGCCCGACGGCGAGGACGCCAAGCGGGCCGAGGTGGCCGCCTTCTGCTGGGGCGTGCTCGGCCAGGCCGGCTTCACCCGCACCGACGCCGTGGTCGGCGTGGGCGGGGGAGCGGTCACCGACCTCGCGGGCTTCGTGGCGGCCACGTGGCTGCGCGGCGTGAAGGTGGTCCAGGTGCCCACCACGCTGCTGGCGATGGTCGACGCCGCCGTGGGCGGCAAGACCGGCATCAACACCAAGGAGGGCAAGAACCTCGTCGGCTCCTTCCACCCCCCGGCGGGCGTGCTGTGCGACCTCGCGGCGCTGCGCACCCTCCCGGTCAACGACCTGGTGGCCGGCATGGCCGAGGTGGTCAAGTGCGGCTTCATCGCCGACCCCCGCATCCTCGAGCTGGTCGAGGCGGACCCGGCCGCCGTCCGCGACGCCGGCGCCCCCGTCATCCGCGAGCTGGTCGAGCGCGCCGTGCAGGTCAAGGCCGACGTCGTGGGCCAGGACCTCAAGGAGTCGGGCCTGCGCGAGATCCTCAACTACGGGCACACCCTCGGCCACGCCATCGAGCTGGTGGAGCGCTACGAGTGGCGCCACGGCGCCGCCGTCAGCATCGGGATGGTCTACGTCGCCGAGCTGGCGCGCCTGGCCGGCCGCCTCGACGACGCCGTGGTCGACCGCCACCGCAGCGTGCTCGGCGCCGTCGGCCTGCCGCTGACCTACCGGGGCGACCGCTGGCCCCAGCTGCTCGAGGGCATGCGGCGCGACAAGAAGACCCGCGGTGACCTGCTGCGCTTCGTCGTGCTCGACGACGTGGCGAAGCCGAGCAGGCTGGAGGGCCCGGACCCCTCGCTCCTGGCGGCGGCCTACTCCGCGATCAGCGCCTGA
- the efp gene encoding elongation factor P, which yields MASTNDLKNGLVLNLDGQLWSVIEFQHVKPGKGGAFVRSKLKNVLSGKVVDRTFNAGTKVDTATVDKRDMQYLYRDGADFVFMDSDTFDQITVSEATVGDAANFLLESAEVIVAVHEGTPLYVELPTSVVLEVTYTEPGLQGDRSTGGTKPATVETGYQIQVPLFLETGTKVKVDTRTGDYLGRVN from the coding sequence GTGGCATCGACGAACGACCTGAAGAACGGCCTCGTGCTCAACCTCGACGGACAGCTGTGGTCCGTCATCGAGTTCCAGCACGTCAAGCCCGGCAAGGGCGGCGCGTTCGTCCGCAGCAAGCTCAAGAACGTGCTGTCGGGCAAGGTCGTGGACCGCACCTTCAACGCCGGCACCAAGGTCGACACCGCCACGGTCGACAAGCGCGACATGCAGTACCTCTACCGCGACGGCGCCGACTTCGTCTTCATGGACTCGGACACCTTCGACCAGATCACGGTCTCCGAGGCGACCGTGGGCGACGCCGCCAACTTCCTCCTCGAGAGCGCCGAGGTCATCGTCGCCGTCCACGAGGGCACGCCGCTGTACGTCGAGCTGCCCACGTCGGTGGTCCTCGAGGTCACCTACACCGAGCCGGGCCTGCAGGGCGACCGCTCCACCGGCGGCACCAAGCCCGCCACCGTGGAGACCGGCTACCAGATCCAGGTGCCGCTGTTCCTCGAGACCGGCACCAAGGTCAAGGTCGACACCCGCACCGGGGACTACCTCGGCCGGGTGAACTGA
- the nusB gene encoding transcription antitermination factor NusB: protein MAARTKARKRALDLLFEAEQRSLDPVALAADRLASGHVPVPQYSLDLVEGVQAHRERIDELLETYSHGWSLDRMPAVDRNLLRVGVFELLWCDDVPDAVAVSEAVGLASELSTDESPAFVNGLLSRLMELKPGLVDS from the coding sequence GTGGCTGCACGCACCAAGGCCCGCAAGCGCGCCCTCGACCTGCTCTTCGAGGCCGAGCAGCGCTCCCTCGACCCCGTGGCGCTGGCCGCCGACCGGCTGGCCAGCGGCCACGTCCCGGTGCCGCAGTACAGCCTGGACCTCGTGGAGGGCGTGCAGGCGCACCGCGAGCGGATCGACGAGCTGCTGGAGACGTACTCGCACGGGTGGTCGCTGGACCGGATGCCGGCGGTGGACCGCAACCTGCTGCGCGTGGGCGTCTTCGAGCTGCTGTGGTGCGACGACGTCCCGGACGCCGTCGCGGTGTCGGAGGCGGTGGGTCTGGCCTCGGAGCTGAGCACCGACGAGTCTCCGGCGTTCGTCAACGGGTTGCTGAGCCGCCTCATGGAGCTCAAGCCGGGGCTCGTCGACAGCTGA
- the bldD gene encoding transcriptional regulator BldD, which produces MSEEGSGYAKALGSRLRAIRTQQGLSLQGVEQRSGGQWKAVVVGSYERGDRAVTVQRLAELADFYGVPVSALLPDGGSAGHSEPPPKLVLDLERLQSVPSEKAGPLARYAATIQSQRGDYNGKVLSIRSDDLRALAVIYDLPPQQLAEELISWGVLDPDARRAVAQSS; this is translated from the coding sequence ATGTCTGAGGAAGGATCGGGGTACGCCAAGGCGCTCGGCAGCCGGCTGCGCGCCATCCGCACCCAGCAGGGCCTGTCCCTGCAGGGCGTGGAGCAGCGCTCCGGCGGGCAGTGGAAGGCCGTGGTGGTCGGCTCCTACGAGCGCGGTGACCGCGCCGTGACGGTGCAGCGCCTCGCCGAGCTGGCCGACTTCTACGGCGTGCCGGTCTCGGCGCTGCTGCCGGACGGCGGCAGCGCAGGTCACAGCGAGCCCCCGCCCAAGCTGGTGCTCGACCTGGAGCGCCTGCAGTCGGTCCCCTCGGAGAAGGCCGGCCCGCTCGCGCGGTACGCCGCCACCATCCAGAGCCAGCGCGGCGACTACAACGGCAAGGTGCTGTCGATCCGCTCGGACGACCTGCGCGCCCTCGCCGTCATCTACGACCTCCCGCCGCAGCAGCTGGCCGAGGAGCTCATCAGCTGGGGCGTGCTCGACCCCGACGCCCGGCGCGCCGTCGCCCAGAGCAGCTGA
- the pyrR gene encoding bifunctional pyr operon transcriptional regulator/uracil phosphoribosyltransferase PyrR, whose product MPDARPTTGHAATVLDAAEISRALTRVAHELLERNKGPEGLVLMGVPRRGTHLARRLAQRLAQVEPGFDPVACVGSLDVTMHRDDLRRNPTRAPEPTTLPAAGIDGTTVVLVDDVLYSGRTVRAALDALSDLGRPRAVRLAVLVDRGHRELPIRADHVGKNLPTSTAERVFVRLEETDGVDEVRIEGAPS is encoded by the coding sequence ATGCCTGACGCACGCCCCACCACCGGTCACGCGGCGACCGTCCTCGACGCCGCCGAGATCTCCCGCGCTCTGACGCGCGTGGCGCACGAGCTGCTCGAGCGCAACAAGGGCCCCGAGGGCCTCGTGCTCATGGGCGTCCCGCGCCGCGGCACCCACCTCGCCCGCCGCCTGGCGCAGCGCCTCGCCCAGGTCGAGCCCGGCTTCGACCCCGTCGCCTGCGTCGGGTCGCTCGACGTGACGATGCACCGCGACGACCTGCGCCGGAACCCCACCCGCGCCCCCGAGCCGACCACGCTGCCGGCCGCCGGCATCGACGGCACCACGGTCGTCCTCGTCGACGACGTCCTCTACTCCGGCCGCACCGTGCGCGCCGCGCTGGACGCCCTGTCCGACCTGGGCCGCCCCCGCGCCGTGCGGCTGGCGGTGCTGGTGGACCGGGGCCACCGCGAGCTGCCGATCCGCGCCGACCACGTGGGCAAGAACCTGCCCACCTCCACGGCCGAGCGGGTGTTCGTGCGGCTGGAGGAGACCGACGGCGTGGACGAGGTGCGCATCGAGGGGGCGCCGTCGTGA
- a CDS encoding aspartate carbamoyltransferase catalytic subunit — MKHLLSAADLSRDEAVRLLDVAEQMAATQQREIKKLPALRGRTVVNLFFEDSTRTRLSFETAAKRLSADVITFSAKGSSVSKGESLKDTALTLQAMGADAVVIRHASSGAPHRLAEKGWTSGAVLNAGDGTHEHPTQALLDAFTLRRHLVGGGELGAATGADLAGRRVVVVGDVLHSRVARSNVRLLHTLGARVTLVAPPTLLPLGVQTWPCEVSYDLDAALGEAPDAVMALRVQLERMNAAYFPSAREYSRRYGVTAERLAGLPPHAQLLHPGPMNRGLEITAEAADGPRSRVVEQVTNGVAVRMAALYLLLAGEED, encoded by the coding sequence GTGAAGCACCTCCTGTCCGCCGCCGACCTGTCCCGCGACGAGGCGGTGCGCCTGCTCGACGTGGCCGAGCAGATGGCGGCCACCCAGCAGCGGGAGATCAAGAAGCTGCCCGCGCTGCGCGGCCGCACGGTGGTCAACCTCTTCTTCGAGGACTCCACCCGCACCCGCCTGTCCTTCGAGACCGCCGCCAAGCGCCTCTCGGCCGACGTCATCACCTTCTCGGCCAAGGGCTCCAGCGTCTCCAAGGGCGAGAGCCTCAAGGACACGGCGCTGACGCTGCAGGCGATGGGCGCCGACGCCGTGGTCATCCGTCACGCCTCCTCCGGCGCCCCGCACCGCCTCGCGGAGAAGGGGTGGACCTCCGGCGCGGTGCTCAACGCCGGCGACGGCACCCACGAGCACCCCACGCAGGCGCTCCTGGACGCGTTCACGCTGCGGCGCCACCTCGTGGGCGGCGGTGAGCTGGGCGCTGCCACCGGGGCCGACCTGGCCGGGCGGCGCGTCGTCGTCGTCGGCGACGTCCTGCACAGCCGGGTGGCCCGCTCCAACGTGCGCCTCCTGCACACCCTCGGCGCCCGGGTCACGCTCGTGGCTCCGCCCACGCTGCTGCCGCTGGGGGTGCAGACCTGGCCCTGCGAGGTCTCCTACGACCTCGACGCCGCGCTGGGGGAGGCCCCCGACGCGGTGATGGCGCTGCGCGTGCAGCTGGAGCGCATGAACGCCGCCTACTTCCCCTCGGCGCGGGAGTACTCCCGCCGCTACGGCGTCACCGCCGAACGCCTCGCGGGTCTCCCCCCGCACGCGCAGCTGCTGCACCCCGGGCCCATGAACCGCGGCCTGGAGATCACCGCCGAGGCCGCCGACGGACCGCGCAGCCGCGTGGTCGAGCAGGTGACCAACGGCGTGGCGGTGCGGATGGCCGCGCTCTACCTGCTGCTCGCCGGAGAAGAGGACTGA
- a CDS encoding dihydroorotase translates to METTLITGARPLGGEPVDLLLRDGTIAETGAAGSLTAPDGARTVRAEGLIALPGLVDLHTHLREPGREDAETVETGTRAAALGGYTAVHAMANTAPVADTAGVVEQVWRLGRQAGWCDVRPVGAVTVGLAGERLAELGAMADSAAGVRVFSDDGKCVFDAVLMRRALEYVKAFDGVVAQHAQEPRLTEGAQMNESALSGELGLRGWPAVAEEAVIARDVLLAGHVGSRLHVCHVSTAGSVEIVRWAKERGVDVTAEVTPHHLLLTDELVRGYDPVYKVNPPLRSDDDVRALRAGVADGTIDVVATDHAPHPVEDKDCEWSAAAMGMTGLETALSVVVAALVEPGHLDWAGVARVMSQTPARIGRVAEQGGTLAAGDPAHVVLLDPAARWTVDPAAMATKGRNSPFAGRELPGRVVATFYGGHPTVLDGALATPRDLPEGAPWTR, encoded by the coding sequence ATGGAGACCACCCTCATCACGGGTGCCCGCCCGCTGGGCGGCGAGCCCGTGGACCTGCTGCTGCGTGACGGCACCATCGCCGAGACCGGTGCTGCCGGGTCCCTGACCGCGCCCGACGGCGCGCGGACCGTCCGGGCCGAGGGGCTCATCGCCCTGCCGGGCCTGGTCGACCTGCACACCCACCTGCGCGAGCCGGGCCGCGAGGACGCCGAGACCGTCGAGACCGGCACCCGGGCCGCCGCGCTCGGCGGGTACACCGCCGTGCACGCGATGGCCAACACCGCACCCGTCGCCGACACCGCCGGCGTCGTGGAGCAGGTGTGGCGCCTGGGCCGCCAGGCCGGCTGGTGCGACGTGCGCCCCGTCGGCGCCGTGACCGTCGGGCTGGCCGGCGAGCGCCTCGCCGAGCTGGGCGCCATGGCCGACTCCGCCGCCGGCGTGCGGGTCTTCTCCGACGACGGCAAGTGCGTCTTCGACGCCGTCCTCATGCGCCGCGCGCTGGAGTACGTCAAGGCGTTCGACGGCGTCGTCGCCCAGCACGCCCAGGAGCCGCGCCTCACCGAGGGCGCCCAGATGAACGAGTCGGCGCTGTCCGGGGAGCTGGGCCTGCGCGGCTGGCCCGCGGTCGCCGAGGAGGCGGTCATCGCCCGCGACGTGCTGCTCGCCGGCCACGTCGGTTCCCGGCTGCACGTCTGCCACGTCTCCACGGCCGGGTCGGTCGAGATCGTGCGGTGGGCCAAGGAGCGCGGCGTCGACGTCACCGCGGAGGTCACCCCCCACCACCTGCTCCTCACCGACGAGCTGGTCCGCGGGTACGACCCCGTCTACAAGGTCAACCCCCCGCTGCGCTCCGACGACGACGTGCGCGCCCTGCGCGCCGGCGTGGCCGACGGGACGATCGACGTGGTCGCCACCGACCACGCCCCCCACCCGGTGGAGGACAAGGACTGCGAGTGGTCCGCCGCCGCCATGGGCATGACCGGGCTGGAGACCGCCCTGTCCGTGGTGGTGGCCGCCCTCGTCGAGCCCGGCCACCTCGACTGGGCCGGCGTCGCCCGCGTCATGTCGCAGACCCCCGCCCGCATCGGCCGCGTGGCCGAGCAGGGCGGGACGCTGGCCGCCGGGGACCCGGCCCACGTCGTCCTGCTCGACCCGGCCGCGCGCTGGACCGTGGACCCCGCCGCCATGGCCACCAAGGGCCGCAACAGCCCCTTCGCCGGCCGCGAGCTGCCCGGCCGCGTGGTCGCCACCTTCTACGGCGGCCACCCCACCGTCCTCGACGGCGCCCTGGCCACCCCGCGCGACCTCCCGGAGGGGGCTCCGTGGACCAGGTGA
- a CDS encoding PH-like domain-containing protein: MDQVIAGLVLLALVPVVWWLMLRSWRRRAAEQSAGTAGTPALPAPAPLPAGAGEAWVGGTSGAPTGASGRTVTGTYVSTVLSGRPLERVIAHGLGSRSLVELEAVAAGRPALLLRRPGAASFSIPAADLVRVTRARGQAGKVMFGKEDLVVVTWRLGGAGGAEVDSAVRTKPQQDAPRLVALVEGLLAPRGTGSTHGKDAA; the protein is encoded by the coding sequence GTGGACCAGGTGATCGCCGGGCTCGTGCTCCTGGCCCTGGTCCCCGTGGTCTGGTGGCTCATGCTCCGCTCGTGGCGGCGCCGGGCCGCGGAGCAGAGCGCGGGCACGGCGGGCACCCCCGCCCTGCCCGCCCCGGCCCCGCTGCCCGCCGGCGCCGGTGAGGCCTGGGTCGGCGGCACCTCCGGGGCGCCGACCGGCGCCTCCGGCCGCACCGTGACCGGCACCTACGTCTCCACCGTGCTGTCCGGCCGGCCCCTCGAGCGCGTCATCGCGCACGGCCTGGGCAGCCGCAGCCTCGTGGAGCTGGAGGCCGTCGCCGCTGGACGGCCCGCCCTGCTGCTGCGCCGACCCGGCGCGGCCTCGTTCTCGATCCCCGCCGCTGACCTCGTGCGCGTGACCCGCGCCCGGGGCCAGGCGGGCAAGGTGATGTTCGGCAAGGAGGACCTCGTCGTGGTGACCTGGCGGCTCGGTGGAGCAGGCGGAGCGGAGGTGGACAGCGCCGTGCGGACCAAGCCGCAGCAGGACGCACCCCGCCTCGTCGCCCTGGTGGAGGGCCTCCTGGCCCCCCGCGGAACTGGCTCGACCCACGGGAAGGACGCCGCATGA
- the carA gene encoding glutamine-hydrolyzing carbamoyl-phosphate synthase small subunit, whose translation MSETPALLLLEDGRAFTGQAYGALGETTGEAVFCTAMTGYQETITDPSYHRQVVVMTAPHIGNTGWNDEDDESARIWVAGFVVRDPARRASSWRSRRELAQELADQGVVGISGVDTRALTRHLRERGAMRVGVFSGASLAGASREALLERVRTGAQMSGADLAGQVSTTDAYVVPAVGARRLTVAALDLGIKANTPRELAQRGAEVHVLPAMATIDDVLAVSPDGVFFSNGPGDPSAATHEVELLQQVLERKIPFFGICYGNQLLGRALGLGTYKLRYGHRGVNQPVLDRSTGRVEVTAHNHGFAVDAPLEGATTTPFGQVEVSHVGLNDGVVEGLRVTGTPAFSVQYHPEAAAGPHDANYLFDRFVDLVADPGAPLPPLLNAPKPTSTTTSSHDSHEEGTR comes from the coding sequence ATGAGCGAGACCCCAGCCCTGCTGCTGCTCGAGGACGGCCGCGCCTTCACCGGCCAGGCCTACGGAGCCCTCGGCGAGACCACCGGGGAGGCCGTCTTCTGCACCGCCATGACCGGCTACCAGGAGACGATCACCGACCCCAGCTACCACCGCCAGGTGGTGGTCATGACCGCACCGCACATCGGCAACACCGGCTGGAACGACGAGGACGACGAGTCGGCCCGCATCTGGGTGGCCGGCTTCGTGGTCCGCGACCCCGCCCGCCGCGCCTCCAGCTGGCGCTCGCGGCGCGAGCTCGCCCAGGAGCTCGCGGACCAGGGTGTCGTGGGCATCTCCGGCGTGGACACCCGCGCGCTGACCCGCCACCTGCGCGAGCGCGGCGCCATGCGCGTCGGGGTGTTCTCCGGCGCGTCCCTGGCAGGTGCCTCTCGCGAGGCCCTGCTCGAGCGCGTCCGCACCGGCGCCCAGATGTCCGGCGCCGACCTCGCCGGCCAGGTCAGCACCACCGACGCCTACGTGGTCCCCGCCGTCGGCGCCCGGCGCCTCACGGTGGCCGCGCTCGACCTGGGCATCAAGGCCAACACCCCGCGCGAGCTCGCCCAGCGCGGCGCCGAGGTGCACGTGCTCCCCGCGATGGCGACCATCGACGACGTCCTCGCCGTCAGCCCCGACGGCGTCTTCTTCTCCAACGGCCCCGGCGACCCCAGCGCCGCCACCCACGAGGTGGAGCTGCTGCAGCAGGTGCTCGAGCGCAAGATCCCCTTCTTCGGGATCTGCTACGGCAACCAGCTGCTGGGCCGCGCGCTCGGCCTGGGCACCTACAAGCTGCGCTACGGCCACCGCGGCGTGAACCAGCCGGTGCTCGACAGGTCCACCGGCCGCGTCGAGGTCACCGCCCACAACCACGGCTTCGCCGTGGACGCGCCGCTGGAGGGGGCCACCACCACGCCGTTCGGGCAGGTGGAGGTCAGCCACGTCGGCCTCAACGACGGCGTGGTGGAGGGCCTGCGGGTCACCGGCACCCCGGCGTTCTCGGTGCAGTACCACCCCGAGGCCGCCGCGGGCCCGCACGACGCCAACTACCTCTTCGACAGGTTCGTCGACCTGGTGGCCGACCCCGGCGCCCCGCTGCCGCCGCTGCTCAACGCGCCCAAGCCGACCAGCACCACCACCAGCTCGCACGACTCGCACGAGGAGGGGACGCGCTGA